In Camelina sativa cultivar DH55 chromosome 16, Cs, whole genome shotgun sequence, a single window of DNA contains:
- the LOC104752265 gene encoding beta-glucosidase 30 isoform X2, which produces MANTIDSLKLDRHSFPDGFIFGTAGSSFQYEGATNEDGKSPSIWDHFSHTYPERTKMHNGDVAIDFYHRYKDDIKLMKEINMDSFRFSISWSRLIPSGKLKDGVNKEGVQFYKDLIDELLANGIQPSMTLYHWDHPQSLDDEYGGFLSPKIVKDFRDFAKICFEEFGEKVKLWTTINEPYIMAIASYDNGNKAPGRCSSWVNEISPAGDSSTEPYIVSHYVLLAHAVAVDEFRKCKKNSHDSKIGIVLAPIWHEPYNSDSADDKDAVERALAFEIGWHLDPLIHGDYPDIVKKYAGDKLPVFTTEESKLLKGSLDFVGINYYTARFATLLPHIDPEKPRCRTDNQVERKLTNHSGHSIGMGLETVYYCHTRKAYEKFLTTSKRNTTTCQSTSKKMGSMTATMVQNQEKRYLLTLLGLNIIRHTSKNFTKL; this is translated from the exons atgGCAAATACGATTGATTCTCTAAAACTAGACAGACATAGTTTTCCAGATGGTTTCATTTTTGGAACGGCTGGTTCATCCTTTCAG TACGAAGGTGCAACAAATGAAGATGGTAAGTCTCCAAGTATATGGGACCACTTCAGCCACACTTATCCAG AAAGGACCAAAATGCATAATGGAGATGTAGCAATTGATTTTTATCATCGTTACAAg GATGACATTAAATTGATGAAGGAGATAAACATGGACTCTTTCCGATTCTCAATCTCTTGGTCCAGATTAATTCCTA GTGGAAAGCTGAAGGATGGAGTAAACAAAGAAGGTGTCCAATTCTACAAGGATCTCATAGACGAACTTCTTGCTAATG GCATACAGCCTTCAATGACACTATATCACTGGGACCATCCACAATCTTTGGACGACGAATATGGTGGATTTCTAAGCCCTAAAATCGT aaAAGATTTTCgagattttgcaaaaatttgtTTCGAAGAATTTGGAGAAAAAGTTAAGTTATGGACAACTATCAATGAACCATACATCATGGCTATTGCAAGTTACGATAATGGTAACAAGGCGCCTGGTCGATGCTCTAGTTGGGTAAATGAAATAAGTCCGGCCGGTGATTCAAGCACTGAGCCTTACATTGTTTCACATTACGTTCTTCTTGCTCATGCTGTTGCAGTAGATGAATTccgaaaatgcaaaaaaaattctcatgaTAGTAAAATTGGTATAGTATTGGCACCAATATGGCATGAGCCTTATAATTCAGACTCTGCCGATGATAAAGATGCAGTAGAACGAGCTCTTGCCTTTGAAATTGGATG GCATCTTGATCCACTTATTCACGGAGATTATCCGGATATCGTAAAAAAATATGCAGGAGATAAATTACCTGTATTTACTACAGAAGAATCAAAATTGCTAAAAGGTTCACTGGATTTTGTTGGAATAAATTACTATACAGCACGTTTCGCAACTCTCCTTCCTCACATTGACCCTGAAAAGCCTCGGTGCAGGACTGACAATCAAGTCGAAAGGAAAC TGACTAACCACAGTGGTCACAGCATCGGAATGGG ATTGGAAACGGTTTATTATTGTCATACGCGGAAGGCTTACGAAAAGTTCTTAACTACGTCAAAGAGAAATACAACAACATGCCAGTCTacatcaaagaaaatg GGATCCATGACAGCGACGATGGTACAAAATCAAGAGAAGAGATACTTACTGACACTGTTAGGATTGAATATCATAAGGCACACTTCGAAGAACTTCACAAAGCTATAG
- the LOC104752265 gene encoding beta-glucosidase 30 isoform X3 produces the protein MANTIDSLKLDRHSFPDGFIFGTAGSSFQYEGATNEDGKSPSIWDHFSHTYPERTKMHNGDVAIDFYHRYKDDIKLMKEINMDSFRFSISWSRLIPSGKLKDGVNKEGVQFYKDLIDELLANGIQPSMTLYHWDHPQSLDDEYGGFLSPKIVKDFRDFAKICFEEFGEKVKLWTTINEPYIMAIASYDNGNKAPGRCSSWVNEISPAGDSSTEPYIVSHYVLLAHAVAVDEFRKCKKNSHDSKIGIVLAPIWHEPYNSDSADDKDAVERALAFEIGWHLDPLIHGDYPDIVKKYAGDKLPVFTTEESKLLKGLTIKSKGN, from the exons atgGCAAATACGATTGATTCTCTAAAACTAGACAGACATAGTTTTCCAGATGGTTTCATTTTTGGAACGGCTGGTTCATCCTTTCAG TACGAAGGTGCAACAAATGAAGATGGTAAGTCTCCAAGTATATGGGACCACTTCAGCCACACTTATCCAG AAAGGACCAAAATGCATAATGGAGATGTAGCAATTGATTTTTATCATCGTTACAAg GATGACATTAAATTGATGAAGGAGATAAACATGGACTCTTTCCGATTCTCAATCTCTTGGTCCAGATTAATTCCTA GTGGAAAGCTGAAGGATGGAGTAAACAAAGAAGGTGTCCAATTCTACAAGGATCTCATAGACGAACTTCTTGCTAATG GCATACAGCCTTCAATGACACTATATCACTGGGACCATCCACAATCTTTGGACGACGAATATGGTGGATTTCTAAGCCCTAAAATCGT aaAAGATTTTCgagattttgcaaaaatttgtTTCGAAGAATTTGGAGAAAAAGTTAAGTTATGGACAACTATCAATGAACCATACATCATGGCTATTGCAAGTTACGATAATGGTAACAAGGCGCCTGGTCGATGCTCTAGTTGGGTAAATGAAATAAGTCCGGCCGGTGATTCAAGCACTGAGCCTTACATTGTTTCACATTACGTTCTTCTTGCTCATGCTGTTGCAGTAGATGAATTccgaaaatgcaaaaaaaattctcatgaTAGTAAAATTGGTATAGTATTGGCACCAATATGGCATGAGCCTTATAATTCAGACTCTGCCGATGATAAAGATGCAGTAGAACGAGCTCTTGCCTTTGAAATTGGATG GCATCTTGATCCACTTATTCACGGAGATTATCCGGATATCGTAAAAAAATATGCAGGAGATAAATTACCTGTATTTACTACAGAAGAATCAAAATTGCTAAAAG GACTGACAATCAAGTCGAAAGGAAAC TGA